In bacterium, one DNA window encodes the following:
- the gmd gene encoding GDP-mannose 4,6-dehydratase, translating into MQRALVTGITGQDGSYLAEFLLAQGYEVHGLIRPTSTFNTSRIDHIHQDPHEAGARLFLHFGDLANGEQVLHLVYSIKPDEIYHLGAQSHVRVSFDLPEYTGDVTAIGTTRLLEAVRRSGVKTRFYQASSSEMFGSTQPPQNESSSFHPRSPYACAKVYAFWMTVNYREGYGLRACNGILFNHESPRRGETFVTRKITRALARIVAGRQTKLYLGNLKAKRDWGYAPEYVEAMWLMLQQERLEDYVLGTSEAHSVQEFVEHAFAYADLDWQQHVVIDPRYFRPTEVEHLLADATKARERLGWQPRVTFRELVQIMVDADMEAIGLKSRGEGKRILEQKFTGWHQWDAGVSRVLNSALEGTSRYHL; encoded by the coding sequence ATGCAAAGGGCTTTGGTTACAGGTATCACTGGGCAGGATGGGTCTTACCTCGCCGAGTTCCTGTTGGCCCAGGGCTACGAGGTACACGGGCTAATTCGGCCGACCAGCACGTTCAACACCAGCCGCATAGATCACATCCACCAGGATCCTCACGAAGCTGGCGCAAGGTTGTTCCTGCACTTTGGGGATTTGGCCAACGGAGAGCAGGTCTTGCACCTTGTCTACAGCATAAAGCCGGACGAGATATACCACCTCGGTGCTCAGAGCCATGTCAGGGTCAGCTTCGACCTGCCGGAGTACACAGGCGATGTTACCGCTATAGGTACGACGCGGCTCCTCGAGGCCGTCCGCCGCAGCGGTGTCAAAACTCGCTTCTACCAGGCGAGCTCCTCGGAGATGTTCGGTTCTACTCAGCCTCCGCAGAACGAAAGCTCCTCCTTCCACCCCCGTAGCCCCTACGCTTGCGCCAAGGTCTATGCTTTCTGGATGACAGTCAACTACCGCGAGGGCTATGGTCTTCGTGCGTGCAACGGAATTCTCTTTAACCACGAATCCCCCAGGAGGGGCGAAACATTTGTGACCCGCAAGATCACGCGGGCACTAGCGAGGATAGTGGCCGGCAGACAAACGAAGCTGTATCTTGGCAACCTAAAGGCAAAGCGTGACTGGGGTTATGCGCCCGAGTACGTGGAAGCGATGTGGCTCATGCTGCAACAGGAGCGCTTAGAGGATTACGTGTTGGGTACCAGTGAGGCCCATTCTGTGCAGGAGTTCGTGGAACACGCCTTCGCCTATGCCGATCTGGATTGGCAACAACATGTGGTAATCGACCCCAGGTATTTCCGCCCTACCGAAGTAGAACACCTTCTTGCTGATGCCACCAAGGCCCGAGAACGACTCGGGTGGCAACCGAGGGTGACATTCAGAGAGCTGGTCCAGATCATGGTGGATGCCGATATGGAGGCGATTGGCCTGAAGTCACGAGGTGAGGGCAAGAGAATTCTTGAACAGAAGTTCACTGGCTGGCACCAATGGGACGCAGGCGTGAGTAGAGTGCTGAACAGCGCCCTGGAGGGGACAAGTAGGTACCACTTGTAG